The Desulfovibrio sp. JC022 genome window below encodes:
- a CDS encoding class I SAM-dependent methyltransferase, translated as MSKEHIDKAIGQHWDARRTNPVHLRDRWWKSPRIVAHINHMICGKSFEGVNEGSIYLIKDMLEGKSFGEALSLGCGGAHKELEFVKQGLVQHFYLYELSRKNCELAKQRFESAGCGDRVTIINKDFFETQPRKFDLIHWDNSLHHMFNARDAIAQTFDCLRPGGVFYMNDFVGSSRFQWSEAELEQINFFRKNLPDEIFINPLGGKFPRRAERPSLKQIIAADPSEAADSASIIPALEELLPSPKIIPTGGTIYHTALNDILVNIDEDSPLLTQALKIDEAITKRGFFQYAVCLAGKG; from the coding sequence CGGCCAACACTGGGACGCAAGACGAACCAATCCAGTCCACCTCCGCGACAGGTGGTGGAAGTCCCCAAGAATTGTTGCGCACATCAATCACATGATCTGCGGTAAAAGTTTTGAAGGGGTCAATGAAGGGTCAATCTACCTCATAAAAGATATGCTTGAGGGCAAATCATTTGGGGAAGCCCTTTCACTCGGCTGCGGCGGTGCCCATAAGGAACTGGAATTCGTAAAGCAGGGTCTTGTTCAACATTTTTATCTTTACGAGCTAAGCCGAAAGAATTGCGAACTAGCCAAACAGAGATTTGAAAGCGCAGGCTGCGGTGACCGAGTCACCATCATCAATAAAGATTTTTTTGAAACCCAACCAAGAAAGTTCGATCTCATCCACTGGGATAACTCCCTGCACCACATGTTCAATGCCCGCGATGCAATCGCGCAAACTTTCGACTGCCTGCGTCCGGGCGGTGTATTCTACATGAATGACTTTGTGGGAAGCTCACGGTTCCAATGGTCAGAGGCGGAATTGGAGCAAATCAACTTTTTCAGAAAAAATCTCCCGGATGAAATTTTCATCAACCCGCTGGGCGGTAAATTCCCACGCCGGGCAGAAAGGCCTTCCCTAAAGCAGATAATCGCCGCTGATCCGTCAGAAGCCGCCGATTCAGCATCAATCATCCCCGCACTGGAAGAACTGCTTCCCAGCCCTAAAATTATCCCCACAGGCGGAACCATCTATCACACCGCACTGAACGACATACTGGTCAATATTGATGAGGATTCCCCTTTACTTACCCAAGCTTTAAAGATCGACGAAGCAATTACTAAGAGGGGATTTTTTCAGTATGCGGTTTGTTTGGCGGGGAAGGGGTAA